In one Nicotiana tomentosiformis chromosome 6, ASM39032v3, whole genome shotgun sequence genomic region, the following are encoded:
- the LOC138894223 gene encoding uncharacterized protein, which produces MAFTSNLNEKSLEAMRRLKESLREFPAITWNDVYNRYNTNLRIEEDTVTQSRVYERPSSRRSESEKRFRKGRDARGSNFDTDTRIRDYSFNVNTSELVAVLRSMGDKVRWPKEMKSNPSKRNPDFWCEFYNDHGHKTADCRLLQGEVEHLLKQGYLTDLFSEKGKQSYMKNRQEPPKPPSPKRTVNVISRGEEVNGVTYTTTKKMSKVTITYGKRVRHVLDEDSITFDDGDADGLLIPHNDALVIDTDMAYNMILGRPWIHDMDVVPSTLHQVIKFPSQWGIRKIRGDKQASKSINSVADSSTTNDVTNEK; this is translated from the exons ATGGCATTCACAAGCAATTTAAATGAAAAAAGTTTAGAAGCCATGAGAAGACTTAAGGAAAGTTTGCGAGAATTTCCTGCTATAACATGGAATGATGTGTACAATAGGTATAACACAAATCTGCGGATAGAAGAAGACACGGTTACACAGTCAAGGGTCTATGAAAGACCAAGTTCGAGACGTTCAGAATCTGAAAAAAG GTTCAGAAAAGGACGAGATGCGCGAGGTAGTAACTTTGACACAGACACAAGGATTAGAGATTACAGTTTCAATGTCAACACTTCCGAGTTGGTGGCTGTTTTAAGAAGTATGGGAGATAAGGTACGGTGGCCTAAAGAAATGAAATCAAACCCGAGCAAAAGAAATCCAGATTTCTGGTGTGAGTTTTACAACGATCATGGCCATAAAACAGCAGATTGTAGATTATTACAAGGTGAAGTTGAGCATTTATTAAAGCAGGGTTATTTAACTGACTTGTTCAGTGAGAAAGGCAAGCAATCCTATATGAAGAATAGACAAGAGCCTCCAAAACCTCCGTCTCCAAAGAGAACAGTTAATGTAATAAGCAGGGGAGAAGAGGTCAATGGTGTGACATATACAACTACAAAAAAGATGTCGAAAGTCACGATTACTTATGGAAAGCGAGTTCGCCATGTTTTGGATGAAGACAGTATAACGTTTGATGATGGAGATGCGGATGGCTTATTAATTCCTCACAATGATGcgctg GTGATAGACACTGACATGGCTTATAATATgattcttggaaggccatggattcatgatatggacGTTGTACCATCTACATTACATCAAGTTATTAAGTTTCCTTCACAATGGGGCATTCGAAAAATCCGTGGAGATAAGCAGGCTTCTAAAAGTATCAATTCAGTGGCAGATTCAAGCACAACAAATGATGTTACAAATGAGAAATAG